In Blastopirellula sediminis, the following proteins share a genomic window:
- a CDS encoding ABC transporter ATP-binding protein, giving the protein MAEVSLKRVSKAYSTNHPAVRDLDLEIADGEFLVLVGPSGCGKSTTLRMIAGLEDATSGEIWIGGQDVTHVAPKNRDVAMVFQNYALYPHMTAYKNMAFGLELRYGGNWLERLVRRIVRPQAAAELETRRREIPQRIERTAQTLGIAKLLSRLPKELSGGERQRVALGRAIVRDPQLFLFDEPLSNLDAKLRVEMRRELKQLHRQLSATMVYVTHDQVEALTLGDRIAVMKDGVIQQAAAPMEAYRNPANRFVASFLGSPPMNLIRGQIERSDSQIRFVGGGLSIDITQAGFDPAVLDHQEVELGVRPEDVALFADEAPERLADLGLIDAGKAEISMVESLGDAELLHCRLAGSTQELVVKADARIGTPRGTIQLAVSPEQLHLFAGDTGRNLRLAAAK; this is encoded by the coding sequence ATGGCCGAAGTTAGCTTGAAACGAGTGAGCAAGGCTTACTCCACCAATCACCCGGCGGTTCGCGACTTGGATTTGGAGATCGCCGACGGCGAGTTCCTGGTTTTGGTAGGTCCCAGTGGGTGCGGAAAGAGCACCACGCTGCGAATGATCGCCGGACTAGAGGACGCGACCAGCGGCGAAATCTGGATCGGCGGCCAAGACGTCACTCACGTGGCGCCGAAAAACCGCGACGTCGCAATGGTGTTCCAGAACTACGCTTTGTACCCGCACATGACGGCGTACAAAAACATGGCGTTTGGCCTGGAGCTCCGCTACGGCGGCAACTGGCTAGAGCGGCTGGTGCGACGGATCGTCCGTCCGCAAGCGGCGGCTGAGTTGGAAACCCGTCGGCGGGAGATTCCGCAGCGAATTGAGCGTACGGCCCAGACCTTGGGCATCGCCAAATTGCTGTCGCGTCTGCCGAAAGAGTTGTCTGGAGGCGAGCGGCAACGCGTCGCCTTGGGACGAGCGATCGTTCGCGATCCGCAGCTGTTTTTGTTCGACGAACCGTTGTCGAACCTGGACGCCAAGTTGCGGGTCGAAATGCGACGAGAGCTGAAACAACTGCATCGCCAGTTATCGGCCACCATGGTTTACGTGACCCACGATCAAGTGGAAGCGTTGACCCTGGGGGATCGAATCGCGGTGATGAAGGATGGAGTGATTCAACAGGCGGCGGCGCCAATGGAGGCCTACCGCAACCCCGCGAATCGCTTTGTCGCGAGCTTCCTCGGCTCTCCGCCGATGAACCTGATTCGCGGCCAGATCGAGCGATCTGACTCGCAAATCCGATTCGTCGGCGGCGGGCTGTCGATTGACATAACGCAAGCGGGTTTCGACCCGGCAGTACTGGACCACCAAGAAGTCGAACTGGGCGTGCGACCGGAAGATGTCGCCCTGTTCGCAGATGAGGCTCCCGAGCGATTGGCCGATCTCGGCTTGATCGACGCAGGCAAAGCCGAAATCAGCATGGTCGAGTCGCTGGGGGATGCGGAACTGCTGCATTGTCGATTGGCCGGCTCGACGCAAGAATTGGTTGTGAAGGCGGATGCTCGGATCGGGACCCCTCGGGGAACCATCCAGTTGGCCGTTTCGCCGGAACAGCTTCATTTGTTCGCTGGGGATACTGGTCGCAACTTGCGATTAGCCGCAGCGAAGTAA